The Xanthocytophaga agilis nucleotide sequence CTACTAGTAATACCCAACTGTATAAGGTAACAACTAATGTAAATAAACTAAAGCCCTGAAAAATCCCATATAGTAATTCCAGTGGGCTAACTAATGCTAACACAGCTACAGGTGAACACACCAGACCAATAGTCAGGTAAAACCATCGGGGAAGTAAACGAGAAAAAGCTGAACGAATGTGTGATGCAAAAGCAAAAACAATTAGTGCAAAAAATAAATAATTGAGACGTACTACATTTTGTAGACTTATAGGAACAAATAAAAGAATAAATTCTTCGTTGTTAGTTATAATTTCTCCCACAGAAAGCAAACAAACAAAAGCAAAGTACAATGGCGGCTTATAATCCCTTCTGTACCAGAACAAACCCAAAAAGGCTGCCAACAACATACATGAAATTAAGCCAAATGTGACTGCAATGGTCTGAAAATATTGCTGATGTGTAGGAATTTCATAGGCACTGACATATCTGGAAACAATAGGGCTTTGATTCTGCACTTTCACAACAGGAATATGAGCTTGTATTGCCAAAGAATCTGTATACACAATAGAAACCTGTGCATACCCAGGCAAAAAACAAATCCACAATCCCAATAAAGCCACAAACAGTTTCCGGTTTGACCGGCCAGGAAGAAACATCATACTCTACTACTCTTTTGTGTATATTCATCTACGAGCAAATTGGTAAGCCTAACTGATGAGTTATTCTTTTAGTTTCTAAAAATAGCAGACCAATTCCTTCCCTGATCCGACGAGTACAATTGGAAAAATACCATAACATCTTTCCAAATAGCAGGAAAGACAGTTTTACTATTTAAAATCTTGATTATCCAACTCCCTAGTTGTCAAAGCCTGAGGTAGTATGTATTTTTATAAAAGAATAGAACATATGGATGGACTTTCATTGCTACATATTAACTTAAAGTATATTTTTAAAGATCGATAAAATTAGAAAGAGACAAAAAATAGTTTCACACATTGTAGAAATAAACTTAGGGATGTCTCACAGATTTTCATACTAGATTAGTAAGGTATGATTTTCTCAATGTATGCTTTCTACCCTTTCCCTGTATGTTATATACTCACATCAATCCCTCAGGTCCTATTCTTATCATTGAAGATGATGAAGATGATCAGCTTATTTTAAACAGAATTCTTAAAGAATTGAATCTTATAGATAAGGTCATCTATTTTTCCACCCCGATAGAGGCATTGGATTATCTGCAACAGGCAACTGTCCACCCTTTTATACTTATCTGTGACATTAATATGCCTATGATAAATGGTATTGAATTCAAGAAACAGATTGATCAGGATCCAGTGCTCAAAGCCAAGTGTACGCCTTTTATTTTCTGGTCCACCTCCATTAATGATACACTGGTACATCAGGCTTATACAGAAACAACTATTCAGGGATTTTTTCAGAAAAGCTGCACTTATAATGAACTTAAACAGCAACTTTACTATATCCTGGGATACTGGTACTATTGCCAGCATCCGGTTTTTGAGTAAAATCAGCGGATAACATAGTATTATTTGTCCATATTCTTTCCCAACTTTTCCCTTTCCTCTATACCCGTATAGTATTATGGAACTGGCCCTGATAATAAGTGTGGCCTGTCTTCCTGCTTTTTAGTAGAAGATCTATTCTTTATTTTTCAATTGCCTATTCTTACTAGAGAACTCACAATCAATCATATACTATCGTATTGAAAGGCATTATCTTTTATACTTAACTACTAAAGGCACTAAGCAATAACTTTATACAGGCTGAATTCAGCTGTATAACCTGGATATTATATTTTTATTCGATGAATGCATACCAGTTTTCTGAAGACAACCCTGCAGAACATAAACGACTACAATTCTCTTTACAAGCAGCAGGAATAGGCACTTGGGATATAGATTTGGTACAGAAACAAATCTTTCTGGATGACCAATGCAAAGAACTGTATGGATTCTCTCAGGAAGACAACATAGACTATGAAGGATTATGGCAACATATACATCCTCAGGATCAGTCACAGGTACGAGAGGCTTTTACCAAAGCAATGAACCCAGCTACAGGCGGGAAATACAGCATTGAATTTCGTATCACTGATTCTTCCAATAATCAATCACACTGGTTGCATTGTCAGGGACAAGCGTATTTTGCTAAGTCAAGAACAGAAGGGCAAATGATGGCTTATAGAGTTTCCGGAATAGCACAGGATATTACAGAACAGGTAACCACCCGGCAGATCCGGTGGGATAGTGAACAGTATTTTCGGAGTCTGGTACAGGATACACCTGTCGCAACCATGATATTTCGTGGAAGGTCGCTGGTTATTGAAACAATTAATAATCCGATGCTTCAGATTATCAGTAAGGATGTTTCAATTATAGGTAAACCCTTTCGAGAGGCTATGCCCGAACTGGAAGGCCAGGAATTCTTCGATCTGCTAGAGAAAGTATATCTTACCGGGAAGCCGGTATTCCGACATGAAACCCCTGCTATACTCCTCACAGAAGGAATTCCTACAACCAGATACTTTGATTTTATCTATAAACCTCTCTACGATCCTACAGGTGAGATCTATGGTATTATTAATGTGAGTGTAGAAGTAACCGATCAGATGCTTATCCGCCAGCAGATTGAAGAAAAAAAACAACTGGTTGAGCAAAGTGAAATCCTGTTCAGAAGCTTGGTCGAAAACACACCAGATGTAATTACACGTTGGGATCAGCAACGAAGGTTAATCTTCGCCAATAAAGCCTTTGAAACCAAAACAGGCGTTCCCAATAGTACATTATTAGGTAAAACCAACCTGGAAATGGGCCAGCCTACCAACATTGCAGAGCCCTATATGGAAAGCCTGCAGCGAGTGCTGGATAGTGGACAACCGACAGACCATTACAATCATTTTCCGTCAGTGAAAGGCAACATGCATTACTATTCACGTCTAGTCCCAGAGTTTGGACCTGATGGTTCGGTACAGGGAGTACTGGCAATTGCCAGAGATATTACCGATCTCAAAAAGATGGAGGCGATACTGGAAGAGCGAGTACAACAACGTACTCAGGAATTATTGATGGCCAATCAGGATCTCCAGCGTTCCAATGATAGCTTGCAACAATTTGCCTATGTTGCGTCACATGATTTACAGGAGCCTCTTCGTAAAATTCAGACATTCAGCTCTCTATTGCAACAGCAATATGCAGATCTATTGGAAGAAAGTGGTCTGGATCTGCTAGAACGTATGTCATCAGCAGGAGAGCGTATGTCTAAGTTGGTCAGTGATCTCTTAGCCTATTCTCAAGTGTCTACCCGTCAGCCTTCATTTGGGGTAGTCTCACTCCAGTCTGTTATGGACAATGTGTTAACCACACTGGAACAAAAAATTTCGGAAACAAAGGCGCAGATTGAGTTAGAAGAACTGCCAAAGCTGAAAGGAGACGAACTGCAGTTAACTCAGTTGTTTCAGAATCTATTGTCTAATGCGATAAAATATACTATTTCAAACCAGACTCCAGTAATCAGAGTTACCTCTCAACGTATTGAACGATCACAGCTAGACCCTCAGGTAAAGCCAACAGGTAATGCGCTGCACTTTTATCAGATATGTGTACATGACCAGGGTATCGGATTTGACAATCAATACAAGGATCTGATATTTCAGGTATTTCAACGACTACATGGAAAACAGGAGTTTGTAGGTACAGGCGTAGGATTGTCCATTTGCAAGCGTGTTGTTGAAAACCACGGAGGTACTATTACAGCCGACGGAATGCCGGGGCAAGGAGCTATCTTCTGTGTATATCTGCCAGCGTAAAGAATTCGAGTTGTATTTATAGCATATTTAAATCAGTATTTTGATTTACCAGTCTATCCCAAAAGTAGAAAGCACTCCAACTCTCTTTCCAGAGGGGAGTGCTTTCTGAGATATTCCAATTTTACCGATTAATTCACTTTCACTACCCGAATGGTTTGACGGATTGTTTCTCCCTGTATCTGTAGCGTATACATACCATTCGCCAGATCACCAAGATTCAATTTCCATTCGCTGGCAATGCCTCCGCTTTGTGCAGATCCATTGGTTGATTCCAGTTCAAGCTGACGTACAAGACTTCCGCTGGCAGTAAATATACGTACTTGCAATTTCTCATTGCTGAACTGTTCTACATGCAATGTCAAATCACCTCTAGTCGGATTCGGATATGCTGTCAGTTGTGTAGATGCAATGTCGCGTTCGATTCTTACCACCTTGCTGTAAGCATAGATTCCATCCTGATCCACCTGACGTAATCTATAATAAGATACTCCTGCCAGCGGATGCACATCTTCAAAGAAGTAGTTGCTAACAGATGAAGTTGTGCCTGTAGCCTGAACTCGTCCGATAGACAAGAAGTCTTTTCCATTACTGCTGCGTTCAATTTCAAAATATGCACTGTTCTTTTCAGAAGCTGTTGCCCAGATTACATCTACTACCTCGCCATTTTCACGTGCCTCAAATCGTAACCAGGTTACAGGTAGAGGTATGATATCAGTAGCATCACGCTGATCAGGTATACCATTGCTATTGAAGTCAGGGAAGCTCAACACTGCAGCGTATCCTTTACCTCCATTCGACGGATCCAGTAAATCTACCAGGCCATCTCCATCTGTATCATGATAGAACGAAGAGTTAATATCCAGGAAGTTTGCAATACCATCACCATCTGAATCATCCAGCCAATCAGGGAAGGTGTTTCCGTTGGCATCTGTAGAAGGATAGAATGCTGCGTTACCTCCTGCTGCCACAAATGCTGCTACCCTTGCTTTGAAATCATCTGCCGACTCTTTGTTACGATTATCATTGAAAGCTTCTATCCAGTCAGCATACGTATCGTTATCAGAGTTAGAGTCCACATAATCTGGTCTTCCATCCGAATCGGAATCCGGATTGGTAATCAAACCTGAAGCAGAAGCAGGAATGCCATCACTGTTTACGGCTCCGGTAAAGCGGCCCGTTGCAGGAGCATACACCGAAGTGAAGGACGATGACATAAGAGCTCCGTTTGCTTCAATGGCATCTGTGATTCCATCTGCATCTGAGTCAACATCTGCATAATCTCTGGTGCCATCAACATCTGTATCAGTTACCAGTGCCGGATTCAGTTTGGTTACAGCTACCAGTCCACTGGTATTTACGGCACTTCCGATACGAGCCGAACCTGCATTGTATCCGGCAGGAGCTACACCTGCGTTGGCTTCGATTGCATCTGAGATTCCATCATTATCTGAATCCAGATCCAGGAAGTTACGTACACCATCTCCATCTGTATCAGGCATAGCTAAACGTGCTCCTGTATTGGCCCCTCCTACTGATGCCCCATTCACTGGATCAACCAGATTGTAAAGACCATCACCATCTGTATCTGCCAGGCCAACATCTATGCGACCATCATTGTTGGCATCTGAAGTAGCAAGTCCACCAGCTTCCATAAAGTCGCCTATTCCATCGTTGTCCGAATCCAGATCCTGATAGTTTGACACACCATCTCCATCTGTGTCAGCAGGGAAGGCAGCGTTCAAAGATCCATCATTGATGCCATCAGTATTTGCATCGGTAATGGTTGCACCTGCCACATTTCCAACTACACCATCTCCATCTGTATCATTACTTAACACAGCTTCAGATGCGTCAGTCAGTCCGTCATTATCCGAATCACGATCCACATAATTGAACTTACCATCTCCATCCAGATCTGTTGTCAATATCATAGCATAGGTGATAGGTGTATCATTCCAGCCATCCCCATTGGCATCTACGATAGCGGTACTACCCGCAGTGTTACCGATTACACCATTTCCGTCTGTATCTGCCCCACCTGCTTCCCTTGTATCTGTAATGCCGTCATTATCTGAGTCCCGGTCAATATAGTTAGGCAATATGGCACCTGCTGGTTCTGACGCGCTGTCTGTATTGATCAGCACTGTTGCTGTTCCACCCGTTGACGGATCGGCAACAGTGATCAGTCCATCTCCATCTGTATCATTGGAGGCAAATGTGCCAGTAAAATCTACTCGTCCGTCATTATTGGCATCTGCATAACCTACTTCCACAACGTCAGCGATACCATCATTATCAGAATCCAGATCTATATAGTTAGGTACTGAGTCTCCATCACTATTCAGTGGCAGCGTTGCTGTTACCGAACCATCATTCAAGCCGTCTCCATTGGCATCTGTAATCGTTACGGCTACAATTCCATCACCATCTGCGTCAAGACTTCCAGTTGCATTAAATTCGCGAGCATCGGTAATTCCATCATTATCTGAGTCTCGATCACGATAGTTGCGTAATCCATCACCATCTGTATCCAATAGCGATGCATAAGAAGGACGTGTGTTAGCCCATCCGTTTGTATTGCCTGAGCCAAAGCTGTCAATAATACCATCACCGTTTGCGTCTGAGGAAGCAGTCCCTGCCGCTTCGCGGGCATCTGTGATACCGTCGTTATCTGAATCGCGATCCAGATAATCTGGTAGTATTGCACCAACTGGTTCTGAGCCTGCGTCGGAATTGATCAGGTTTACAACGATGCCTGTGCTGGTAGTTCCATTGAATGGATCCACAACATTTGCCAATCCATCATTATCTGCATCTGCAAATCCGTCAATTCGTCCATTGTTATCTGTATCCGGCTGGCCGTTTTCTACTATATCCGCAATGCCGTCATTGTCCGAGTCCAGATCCAGGTAGTTTCTGAAACCATCCCCATCTGTATCAGGCAATGTTAATGGTGAAGCAACAGTAGCATCGTTAAATCCATCACCGTTGGCATCTGCAAATCCATCGATTACTCCGTCACCATTGGCATCTGTTCCAGCCACCTCACGTGTATCTGTGATACCATCGTTATCAGAATCGCGATCCAGGAAGTTACGCAATCCGTCACCATCTGAATCCAGATTCGCCAGTGCAGTTCCACCATTGTCAGTATCGACGATATTAGACAAACCATCTCCATCTGTATCGGTAATCGTAGCTCCGTTTCCGATGAGTCCGTTACCATCCGGGTCTGTTCCACCGGCTTCAATCACATCTGCGATGCCATCGTTATCAGAATCCAGATCCCAGTGATTGGGAATACCATCCAGGTCTTTGTCCAGATTGTCATTCACACCATCTGTGTTGCTATCGACAAAGGCAATTCCACCAAAGTCGCTGTCACGGTAGTTCGGAACACCATCTCCATCTGCGTCTGCACTTGGGTCAAAACCACCCGGAGTGCCATCTTCATCTGTATCGAGGATACCATCATTGTCATCATCTACGTCAACCAGGTCTGAGATGCCATCCCCATCATGATCTGCTTTGAACAGATAGTTTGGTTTACCTGCAGGACCTTGTCCCTGTGTTTTATCATCTGCCCAGTTACCATTGTTATTCGAATCTTCTACAGCTGTCAGGAAGCCATCATTATCATCATCTGTATCGCGATAATCTGGCTGGTCTGTACCATCAGTGTTTTGTAATGGAGTGTTAGTTCCGTTTACGTTACCAAGGGTCCCTTTACCATTCACTGTATCAAACACATCCTGTAATCCATCACTATCGGCATCAGCCAGAGCAAATGTTACATCTGCTATACCATCCTGATTGGCATCGTTTCCTTCAATACGGTCTATTACTCCATCATTGTCTGAATCTGTATCACGATAGTCAGCAAGATCTGCCCCGTCTGTATTGACAGGGACTACCGGTGTACCCCCATTGTCTGCATCGTATGCGTTACTGATACCATCATTATCTGTATCAGTAACTACAGGAGCAATGTAGGCAGCAACACTCATAGCTTCACGGTTATCTACAATACCATCATTATCTGAGTCGATGTCCAGGAAGTCTCTAAGCGTATCACCATCAGAATTGGTAAGAGCCAGGGCTGTACCCCCATTGTTCGGATCCACTGCGTTTACCAGACCATCACCATTGGTATCATTCGCATTCGAATAAGCCACCGGATACTGACCGTTGTTGTTCATATTAGTTGGTAATACACCATTATTCGCTTCCATTGCATCCACTATACCGTCTCCATCCGAATCCAGATCCAGGAAGTTTGGTAAAGCATCGTAGTCATTATTACCATTGACAAGAGACGTTCCACCATTATTGATGTCCAGCACATTCACCAAGCCATCTCTATCTGTATCGTTAGCGGTTGCATATGCTATCGGGTAACGTCCGTTGGCTGTCATATTTGCAGGAAGCGCTCCATTATTCGCCTCCACTGCATCTGGAATACCGTCGTTGTCTGAATCCAGATCCAGAAAGTTTGATAAGCCTGCATTATCCTTGTTACCATTTACCAGAGGCGTACCGCCGTTGGTTACATCCAGTGCATTTACCAGACCATCTTTATCTGTATCATTAGCAATTACATACACTGCAGGATACTGGCCATCTGTAGTCATGTTTACAGGAAGTACTCCATTGTTAGCTTCAACTGCATCCGGAATACCATCACTATCAGAGTCTACATCCAGTGCATTAGGCAATCCGTCTACATCCTGATCTCCGTTTGCCAGAGCTGTTCCACCTGTACTGGCATCTACTGCATTGGCAAATCCATCCCCATCTGTATCATTGGCATTTACATATGCTACCGGATACTTACCATCTGTATTCATATTGGCAGGAAGCACTCCATTATTTGCTTCGACTGCATCCGGAATACCATCATTGTCTGAATCCAGATCATAACTATTGATAATGCCGTCTCCGTCTTTGTCAAAGTTATCATTGATTCCGTCTGCATTTGTATCTGCCCATACGATGCCACCCCCTGGAGAGGAATCTCTGTAGTTAAGGACTCCATCCGCATCTGCATCACCCAGCGGATCAACTCCACCAGATTCAACCAGATCAGATATACCATCATTGTCATCATCATTATCTGTAGCATCTACAATACCGTCTCCATCTCTGTCTGCACGTTGCAGGTAATCCGGACGAGGACCACCTTGTGTGAAATCATCAGCCAAGGTAGCATTTCCGTTATAGTTCTCATTTTTGGTTAAGAGACCATCATTATCATCATCTGTATCACGATAATCAGGCAGATCTGCACCATCTGTATTTTGAGGTGCTGTCGTAATACCTCCGTTATCCGGATCATACCCGTTCGCCAAGCCATCGTTATCCGTATCTGTCAAAGTAGAACCTACTACATCTGAGACACCATCAAAGTTGGCATCATGTCCCTCAATGGCATCCAATACGCCATCGTTATCAGAATCTGTATCCAGGTAATCTGGTGCTGCATCTGCATCTGAGTTAGTTAGAGGCAAAGCTGTTGTCGCATTGGCATCGTTCCATCCATCTCGGTTCGTATCCGCCAAGGCATCAATAATACCATCCCCATTTACGTCTGTCCCACCCGCTTCACGTGTATCCGTGATACCATCACCGTCAGAATCGCGATCCAGATAGTCTCTTTTACCATCTGAGTCGGTATCTGGATTGGCAAATAGGCTCACACCACTTTCAACTGCCGTTTCTGAAGCATTCGGCATACCATTGGCTCCTACTGCGCCTGTAATTCTACCTGTAGTAGCACTATAAGAAGCTGGAGTTGCTCCACCGTTAGCCTCGATTGCATCAGCAATTCCATCATTATCTGAATCCAGATCAAACTGATTGATAATGCCATCATTATCCATATCCAGACTAGCACATACACCTGCAGCATTCAGCGTACAATAATCCGCATCCATAAAGTTAATTACTCCATCATTGTCAGCATCAGTTGTTGCTGTAGCAACACCACCTGATTCAACCAGATCTGTAATCCCGTCGTTGTCATCATCGATATCTATATTATCCGCAACCCCATCCTGGTCATTGTCATAGAAGAAGTTAATATCACATACTTCCTGGCGGTTTGTGTAGGCACCTGTAGAGGCTGTATATCCCCAATATACTACAGGATTGTTGCTGAATACTGTGCTAACAAAATCTTCCGAATAAGTCGCGCGCAGCACTCCATTGAAATAAACCTGTAATGTCTTAGTGTTCTTATTCCATAAAATGCGAACCGGATAATACACTCCATCTTCAATATTCTGACCCGCTCCTTTGGCCGCAACCGCAGCAAACACTGGTGAAGCAAGAGTACCATTCTTTGAGATAGCAATGTGATCATCTGTAATATCTCCAGATCCGGCTCCATTGTCATAGGTATCAAATTCGACAATCACAGAAGGTGTCACCCCTTGCATACCTATTCCAGTACCTGATGCCCCTATCGCATTGATTCCAGCCGTCTGCAAAGCAAATGTAATCCCATCAGCACCTAAAGCGTCGGTTGTGCCAAAGTAGGCATTGAATTGTACTTCAAATGAATAATTCAGGTTCAAAGGTACTCTGCGCCATACTGAACCTATCTGGCTTGCAACATCTGGAGTCAAACGAAAACTATTTCCTGTACTGGCACAAGCTGAACTTCCGGTAGCATTGCCATTTGGCTGGAACAACAGGTTATAGTAGTACAGATAATTCGGTCGTCCTGCTCCTCCCTGTCCCTGAGTTTTATCATCTGCCCAGTTCCCATTGCTGTTGGCATCTTCACCCAATGCTCCTGTAGTAGCAGTCAATACCCCATCATTGTCATCATCGGTATCTCTGTAGTCAGGCGTTCCATCTGAGTCAGTATCCTGTGGCAGCGCCGTGTTGGCACTACCATTGGCAGTACCTGTGCTATTATTGTATGGGTCGAAATTATTATCCAAACCATCCTTATCGCTATCTGTCCCTGACAGAGCAGTATCTGCAGCCCCATCAAAGTTGGCATCGTGCCCTTCAATACGATCAAGCACCCCATCATTATCAGAATCTGTATCTAAGAAATCTTTCTTACCATCCGAATCTGTATCTGGATTAGCCAGAGGTGTTGTCTGTGAACTGGCTGGACGACCATTGGCATTGATTGTGCCTCCGATTCGACCAGAGTTTATACCTGTCGTATTGTAATTTGCAGGTGCGGTTCCTCCATTCGCTTCAATGGCATCTGTGATACCATCATTGTCTGAGTCCAGATCGAAGATATTGATGATACCATCTTTGTCTTCGTCAAAATTGTCGTTGATACCATCGCTATTTGCATCCACAAATCCAGCAAAGGTAGGATCCATGTAATTAGCGATACCGTTAGCATTAGCATCAGCTAGTGGATCAACTCCACCACTTTCATCTGTATCCAGTAACCCATCATTGTCATCATCCAAATCTGTCAGATCAACCACTCCGTCATTATCTCTATCTGTAGAACACCATGTGATCTGTCCGATCCCTAAACCTTGATCTCCTTGAGCCGGATCATTATTGCGATATAAGATTATAATTCGGTCAACAGTGGATGGAAATGAAATGGTTACATTGCCATTAGTACTATTAGAAGCGACATTAGCAGTTCCTACAATGGTATTGCTACCTATGTACGTATTACCAGAACCTGTTGCCACGTTTGTACTTGAAAGCGTTATAAGATTAGCTCCTAAATAGCCATTAACAGTAATCCGATCTATAAATTGTCCTGGAGAAGCATCTATATCCAGTAAACGAATAGTAGCATTCTGCACAGCCTGACCAAAGTTGATTGTGGCTGTAGCTAATGATGGGGAACCACCTGTGATGGTAAGTTCAGCAGAACGCTGGTTTCCATAATTGGTATTGTAACCGGCACCACCACTTGGATAGCTGGTTCCTACATAGGTTGTACCATTGGACAATACAACATTTGCATTCGTACTGCTTACGGTTATCCCATTTGATGTTACAGGGAATGTAACCCCTCCTGTACCAAAATTGGCAATACTAGGAGTTGGGTTATAACAAGATGCTACAGTAGACAATGCTTTTAGGTAATCAGGGCGAGGTCCACCTTGGGATAGATCATCTGTCCAGATAGCATTATTATTATAGTTCTCCGT carries:
- a CDS encoding lectin-like domain-containing protein codes for the protein MTDALEAGYTDANGDGVVDAFADTDKDGWNDTTTAGYYLFDTDNDGVTDYRDTDSDSDGVSDLIEGHDADFNGMADRVLSGTDTDNDGLDNNFDTDNGYTYVTPKDADADGVVDFKDSDDDNDGLLTKAEDYNANTNWADDLRQGGPRPDYLKTSVAVPSCFNPTLSTVNFTNAGVTFPATAGGVTVSSTNANVVLSNGTVYGGGTSYPSGAAGYGTTVNNTRTAQLLIQNGLPTLATATISFSQAVQNATIQLWDIDASPGQFIDRVTINGYLGSNLVTLSSTNVATGSANTYIGSNTIVGNSNVNTNSTNGNVTISFPSTIDRIVIVYRNNDPAQGNQGLGIGQITWCPADRDNDGVADLTDLDDDNDGILDTDENGGVDPFADVNSNGIPNYIDPSFAGFVDSNSDGINDNFDFDKDGIINQFDIDSDNDGIPDAIEANSGNAPTNYIISGTGTGRIGGTINANGRPASSQTTPLANPDTDSDGKKDFLDKDSDNDGLTDALEAGYTDANGDGVVDAFADTDKDGWNDATTATLYMLDTDSDNLADYRDTDSDSDGVSDLIEGHDADFNGVADRVLSGTDTDNDGLDNNFDTDNGYTYVTPKDADADGVVDFKDSDDDNDGFLTRTENYNNNAIWTDDLSQGGPRPDYLKALSTVASCYNPTPSIANFGTGGVTFPVTSNGITVSSTNANVVLSNGTTYVGTSYPSGGAGYNTNYGNQRSAELTITGGSPSLATATINFGQAVQNATIRLLDIDASPGQFIDRITVNGYLGANLITLSSTNVATGSGNTYIGSNTIVGTANVASNSTNGNVTISFPSTVDRIIILYRNNDPAQGDQGLGIGQITWCSTDRDNDGVVDLTDLDDDNDGLLDTDESGGVDPLADANANGIANYMDPTFAGFVDANSDGINDNFDEDKDGIINIFDLDSDNDGITDAIEANGGTAPANYNTTGINSGRIGGTINANGRPASSQTTPLANPDTDSDGKKDFLDTDSDNDGVLDRIEGHDANFDGAADTALSGTDSDKDGLDNNFDPYNNSTGTANGSANTALPQDTDSDGTPDYRDTDDDNDGVLTATTGALGEDANSNGNWADDKTQGQGGAGRPNYLYYYNLLFQPNGNATGSSACASTGNSFRLTPDVASQIGSVWRRVPLNLNYSFEVQFNAYFGTTDALGADGITFALQTAGINAIGASGTGIGMQGVTPSVIVEFDTYDNGAGSGDITDDHIAISKNGTLASPVFAAVAAKGAGQNIEDGVYYPVRILWNKNTKTLQVYFNGVLRATYSEDFVSTVFSNNPVVYWGYTASTGAYTNRQEVCDINFFYDNDQDGVADNIDIDDDNDGITDLVESGGVATATTDADNDGVINFMDADYCTLNAAGVCASLDMDNDGIINQFDLDSDNDGIADAIEANGGATPASYSATTGRITGAVGANGMPNASETAVESGVSLFANPDTDSDGKRDYLDRDSDGDGITDTREAGGTDVNGDGIIDALADTNRDGWNDANATTALPLTNSDADAAPDYLDTDSDNDGVLDAIEGHDANFDGVSDVVGSTLTDTDNDGLANGYDPDNGGITTAPQNTDGADLPDYRDTDDDNDGLLTKNENYNGNATLADDFTQGGPRPDYLQRADRDGDGIVDATDNDDDNDGISDLVESGGVDPLGDADADGVLNYRDSSPGGGIVWADTNADGINDNFDKDGDGIINSYDLDSDNDGIPDAVEANNGVLPANMNTDGKYPVAYVNANDTDGDGFANAVDASTGGTALANGDQDVDGLPNALDVDSDSDGIPDAVEANNGVLPVNMTTDGQYPAVYVIANDTDKDGLVNALDVTNGGTPLVNGNKDNAGLSNFLDLDSDNDGIPDAVEANNGALPANMTANGRYPIAYATANDTDRDGLVNVLDINNGGTSLVNGNNDYDALPNFLDLDSDGDGIVDAMEANNGVLPTNMNNNGQYPVAYSNANDTNGDGLVNAVDPNNGGTALALTNSDGDTLRDFLDIDSDNDGIVDNREAMSVAAYIAPVVTDTDNDGISNAYDADNGGTPVVPVNTDGADLADYRDTDSDNDGVIDRIEGNDANQDGIADVTFALADADSDGLQDVFDTVNGKGTLGNVNGTNTPLQNTDGTDQPDYRDTDDDNDGFLTAVEDSNNNGNWADDKTQGQGPAGKPNYLFKADHDGDGISDLVDVDDDNDGILDTDEDGTPGGFDPSADADGDGVPNYRDSDFGGIAFVDSNTDGVNDNLDKDLDGIPNHWDLDSDNDGIADVIEAGGTDPDGNGLIGNGATITDTDGDGLSNIVDTDNGGTALANLDSDGDGLRNFLDRDSDNDGITDTREVAGTDANGDGVIDGFADANGDGFNDATVASPLTLPDTDGDGFRNYLDLDSDNDGIADIVENGQPDTDNNGRIDGFADADNDGLANVVDPFNGTTSTGIVVNLINSDAGSEPVGAILPDYLDRDSDNDGITDAREAAGTASSDANGDGIIDSFGSGNTNGWANTRPSYASLLDTDGDGLRNYRDRDSDNDGITDAREFNATGSLDADGDGIVAVTITDANGDGLNDGSVTATLPLNSDGDSVPNYIDLDSDNDGIADVVEVGYADANNDGRVDFTGTFASNDTDGDGLITVADPSTGGTATVLINTDSASEPAGAILPNYIDRDSDNDGITDTREAGGADTDGNGVIGNTAGSTAIVDANGDGWNDTPITYAMILTTDLDGDGKFNYVDRDSDNDGLTDASEAVLSNDTDGDGVVGNVAGATITDANTDGINDGSLNAAFPADTDGDGVSNYQDLDSDNDGIGDFMEAGGLATSDANNDGRIDVGLADTDGDGLYNLVDPVNGASVGGANTGARLAMPDTDGDGVRNFLDLDSDNDGISDAIEANAGVAPAGYNAGSARIGSAVNTSGLVAVTKLNPALVTDTDVDGTRDYADVDSDADGITDAIEANGALMSSSFTSVYAPATGRFTGAVNSDGIPASASGLITNPDSDSDGRPDYVDSNSDNDTYADWIEAFNDNRNKESADDFKARVAAFVAAGGNAAFYPSTDANGNTFPDWLDDSDGDGIANFLDINSSFYHDTDGDGLVDLLDPSNGGKGYAAVLSFPDFNSNGIPDQRDATDIIPLPVTWLRFEARENGEVVDVIWATASEKNSAYFEIERSSNGKDFLSIGRVQATGTTSSVSNYFFEDVHPLAGVSYYRLRQVDQDGIYAYSKVVRIERDIASTQLTAYPNPTRGDLTLHVEQFSNEKLQVRIFTASGSLVRQLELESTNGSAQSGGIASEWKLNLGDLANGMYTLQIQGETIRQTIRVVKVN